A region from the Aegilops tauschii subsp. strangulata cultivar AL8/78 chromosome 5, Aet v6.0, whole genome shotgun sequence genome encodes:
- the LOC109763457 gene encoding thioredoxin H2-2: MGSFLSSLWTPPPLAGDDPDSAVVAVHSKPAWDKHWEEHRNASKLMVIDFSASWCGPCRFIEPAFKEMASRFADALFVKIDVDELAEVAKTFRVEAMPTFVLVKGGQEVSRVVGAKKDELDRKIKTFISST; the protein is encoded by the exons atgggCTCCTTCCTGTCGTCGTTGTGGACCCCTCCCCCGCTCGCCGGCGACGACCCCGACTCCGCCGTCGTCGCCGTCCACTCCAAGCCCGCCTGGGACAAGCACTGGGAGGAACACCGGAACGCGTCCAAGCTG ATGGTGATCGACTTCTCCGCCTCCTGGTGCGGGCCCTGCCGCTTCATCGAGCCCGCCTTCAAGGAGATGGCCTCCCGCTTCGCCGACGCGCTCTTCGTCAAGATCGACGTCGACGAGCTCGCG GAGGTTGCAAAGACATTCCGCGTAGAGGCGATGCCGACCTTTGTACTGGTGAAGGGCGGGCAGGAGGTGAGTCGCGTGGTCGGGGCTAAGAAGGATGAGCTTGACAGGAAGATCAAGACGTTCATCTCATCTACCTGA
- the LOC109763443 gene encoding uncharacterized protein codes for MGALAASTSAGDWLVEDDILLKNAIETGASLESLAKGAVCFSRKFTLQEIQDRWTSLLYDPEISAQASARMVEYETELSTSNPAKLHKLVNSKAKDFSFQKRKIESVKNLYYAMRKRVCNEPCNTNDLGFLIAPCSCMAIGGECVCGGVPKPSHDQHVVQNIEPGMNTVSCYGQAGGSYSGAQQTHPEINGHSFHAQHPGSMIKDEDAANNAPYVYSDVQMYDAYTQKVPEPSEVNNVSLRGITDFQDSMQFQQLASSNQCGNEVAESKEMLITDQVGVEHVHFPANNSGEAIWNGVDETNTLTLADGKKIKTANRDPLALQADGGICMPGLDDAAMPEGDYMDFPFFSNSDEFDLLNGENFLNSPHDTNQEDLDDPDTKGVLGADSVMQNMLHPDEANICYDQVDSGHVHHNVEGVSETILVPTTPEVCYPGPYAECMLNTEDPEIPCNDDASTHGEFSPLRPTASFARNSESPFPPATSSPLKAEHSNASDLVQIKRGDMANAQSPSQPMKLSPSTSEQKEGSVVLNKGCILGAIPSEGPSTSSALMHGNIDTNDESTCMLALPAIHPSGFGEGPSCSLGQHDFFDNSQSLMLFNPVQVPDHMNYNSHDNQSELQDASALQNCMPSHALPDLGLQDPIAAVPASAPPEECLDIENDIPNYYDLEALILDQDLIPWDQADSSHPAVSRFDHPENRKSLIRLEQGARSYVNRGIMSRGAFAVIYGLHLKYYIKDPEVILGRETEDVKVDIDLAKEGRANKISRRQAVIKMDKSGSFHIKNIGKCSIFVNSKEVPSCKGINLSSDSLIEIKEMRLIFHSNQDAVRQYMARTPKLQYSSYQPGF; via the exons atggggGCCCTCGCGGCGTCGACGTCGGCGGGGGACTGGCTCGTCGAGGACGACATCCTCCTCAAGAACGCCATCGAG ACTGGTGCCTCTTTGGAGTCCTTGGCGAAAGGAGCTGTATGTTTTTCCCGTAAATTCACCCTTCAAGAAATACAAGATCGTTGGACTTCATTGCTATATGACCCAGAGATCTCAGCACAAGCTTCTGCTCGGATGGTTGAGTATGAGACTGAACTTTCCACTTCCAACCCTGCCAAGCTACATAAACTTGTCAACTCCAAGGCAAAAGATTTCTCATTTCAGAAGCGAAAAATAGAGAGTGTCAAGAATTTATACTATGCGATGAGAAAGAGAGTATGCAATGAACCCTGTAACACCAATGACCTTGGTTTTCTCATTGCCCCTTGTTCTTGCATGGCGATTGGCGGGGAGTGTGTCTGCGGAGGCGTACCTAAACCTTCACATGATCAGCATGTAGTTCAAAATATTGAACCAGGGATGAATACAGTGAGCTGCTATGGACAAGCAGGTGGAAGCTACAGTGGTGCACAACAGACACATCCTGAAATAAATGGCCATTCTTTCCATGCACAGCATCCTGGGAGCATGATAAAAGATGAGGATGCCGCCAATAATGCACCATATGTCTATTCAGATGTTCAAATGTATGACGCCTACACGCAAAAAGTTCCTGAGCCTAGTGAAGTGAACAATGTCTCTCTTAGAGGTATCACAGATTTTCAGGATTCTATGCAGTTTCAGCAATTGGCATCTAGCAACCAATGTGGCAATGAAGTAGCAGAATCAAAAGAAATGTTGATTACTGATCAAGTTGGAGTTGAACATGTCCATTTCCCTGCTAATAACAGCGGAGAAGCAATCTGGAACGGGGTTGATGAAACAAACACACTTACTCTTGCTGATGGTAAGAAAATAAAGACAGCCAACAGAGACCCTCTAGCATTGCAAGCAGATGGTGGGATTTGCATGCCTGGTTTAGATGATGCAGCAATGCCAGAAGGTGATTACATGGATTTTCCCTTTTTCAGTAACAGTGATGAGTTTGATCTCCTGAACGGTGAAAATTTTCTGAATTCTCCACATGATACGAATCAGGAAGACTTGGATGATCCTGATACAAAAGGTGTACTGGGTGCAGACTCCGTCATGCAGAATATGTTGCACCCTGATGAGGCCAACATTTGCTATGATCAGGTAGATTCAGGCCATGTACATCATAACGTTGAGGGTGTTTCGGAAACGATCCTGGTCCCTACTACACCTGAAGTATGTTATCCGGGCCCGTATGCGGAATGCATGTTAAATACGGAAGATCCTGAAATCCCTTGCAATGACGATGCTAGTACACATGGCGAGTTTTCTCCCCTGCGCCCTACTGCTTCTTTTGCGCGGAACTCCGAATCTCCATTCCCCCCTGCAACTAGCTCTCCATTAAAGGCTGAGCATTCCAATGCGAGTGATTTGGTCCAAATAAAGAGAGGAGATATGGCAAATGCCCAATCTCCATCACAACCAATGAAGCTTAGCCCATCCACTTCAGAACAAAAAGAAGGTTCAGTGGTACTTAATAAAGGTTGCATCCTAGGAGCTATACCCTCTGAAGGTCCTTCAACTTCCAGTGCACTTATGCATGGTAATATTGACACGAATGATGAGAGCACATGCATGCTAGCTTTACCTGCTATTCACCCATCTGGATTTGGTGAAGGACCATCGTGCAGTTTAGGACAGCATGATTTTTTTGATAACTCCCAAAGTTTGATGTTGTTCAATCCTGTTCAAGTGCCTGATCACATGAATTACAACTCACATGACAATCAGTCAGAATTGCAAGATGCCTCTGCTCTACAGAACTGTATGCCATCACATGCATTGCCGGATTTGGGTCTTCAAGACCCTATTGCGGCCGTGCCGGCATCAGCTCCACCAGAAGAATGCTTGGACATTGAAAATGATATTCCAAACTACTATGATTTAGAAGCCCTG ATACTTGATCAGGATCTAATCCCATGGGACCAGGCTGATTCATCTCACCCTGCAG TTTCCAGATTTGATCATCCAGAGAACAGGAAATCATTGATAAGGTTGGAGCAGGGTGCTCGGTCTTATGTGAACCGAGGTATCATGTCTCGAGGTGCCTTTGCAGTTATCTATGGACTGCACTTGAAGTACTACATAAAGGATCCTGAG GTTATTCTGGGAAGAGAGACAGAAGACGTAAAAGTAGACATAGATTTAGCAAAAGAAGGGAGGGCGAACAAAATATCTCGCCGACAG GCGGTTATCAAGATGGATAAAAGTGGGTCTTTCCATATCAAGAACATCGGGAAATGCTCAATCTTTGTTAATAGCAAGGAAGTGCCGAGCTGCAAAGGGATCAACTTAAGTTCTGATTCTTTAATCGAG ATAAAGGAAATGAGGCTGATCTTCCACTCGAATCAGGACGCTGTAAGGCAGTACATGGCCCGCACCCCGAAGCTTCAGTACTCGTCGTACCAGCCGGGTTTCTGA
- the LOC109763444 gene encoding uncharacterized protein: MGSRWIRPEVYPLFATTGVAVGICVMQLVRNITTNPEVRVTKQNRAAGVLENHDEGKRYSQHGVRRFCLSKHRDYMHELDNMPTDRK, encoded by the exons ATGGGTTCTCGATGGATTCGACCCGAG GTGTACCCGCTGTTCGCGACGACTGGTGTGGCCGTCGGTATTTGTGTGATGCAACTTGTGCGCAATATCACCACCAACCCTGAAGTCAG GGTGACAAAGCAGAACAGGGCAGCCGGGGTGCTAGAGAATCATGATGAAGGGAAGAGGTACTCCCAACACGGGGTGCGCAGGTTCTGTCTCTCCAAGCATCGTGACTACATGCATGAACTGGACAACATGCCCACCGACCGGAAGTAG